In the genome of Streptomyces pactum, one region contains:
- a CDS encoding HAD family hydrolase, producing MTVLVASDLDRTLIYSAAALGLEMPDTEAPRLLCVEVYHHAPLSYMTEEAASLLAEVARTSCFVPTTTRTREQYGRIRLPGPAPKFAICANGGHLLVDGEPDGDWHASVRAALDSGCAPLDEVRAHLNRTADASWVLKERVAEDLFAYLVVDRERMPDGYVKELTDWAEPLGWTVSLQGRKLYAVPRPLTKSAAVAEVARRTGATEVLTAGDSLLDTDLLLAGDQGWRPGHGELADAGWTAPQVTALPERGVAAGEAIVRAIAEHASDVRARARSEAVIRAVSRGRADGRT from the coding sequence ATGACCGTTCTGGTGGCCAGCGATCTGGACCGCACCCTGATCTACTCGGCGGCCGCCCTCGGCCTGGAGATGCCCGACACCGAGGCGCCCCGGCTGCTGTGCGTGGAGGTCTACCACCACGCACCGCTGTCCTACATGACGGAGGAGGCGGCCTCGCTGCTCGCCGAGGTGGCCCGCACCTCCTGTTTCGTCCCCACCACCACCCGCACCCGTGAGCAGTACGGCCGCATCCGGCTGCCCGGGCCGGCGCCGAAGTTCGCCATCTGCGCCAACGGCGGGCACCTGCTGGTCGACGGCGAACCCGACGGCGACTGGCACGCCTCGGTGCGCGCCGCGCTGGACTCCGGCTGCGCCCCGCTCGACGAGGTGCGCGCCCACCTGAACCGCACCGCCGACGCCTCCTGGGTGCTCAAGGAGCGGGTCGCCGAGGACCTGTTCGCGTACCTGGTGGTGGACCGGGAGCGGATGCCGGACGGCTACGTGAAGGAACTCACCGACTGGGCCGAGCCGCTGGGCTGGACCGTCTCCCTCCAGGGCCGCAAGCTCTACGCGGTGCCGCGGCCGCTCACCAAGAGCGCCGCCGTCGCCGAGGTGGCCCGCCGCACCGGCGCCACCGAGGTGCTCACCGCGGGCGACTCGCTGCTCGACACCGACCTGCTGCTCGCCGGTGACCAGGGCTGGCGGCCCGGCCACGGCGAACTCGCCGACGCCGGCTGGACCGCGCCGCAGGTCACGGCCCTCCCCGAGCGGGGTGTGGCGGCCGGCGAGGCGATCGTCCGCGCCATCGCCGAGCACGCCTCCGACGTCCGCGCCCGGGCCCGCAGCGAGGCGGTCATCCGCGCGGTGTCCCGGGGCCGGGCCGACGGCCGGACCTGA